One window of Pseudobacteriovorax antillogorgiicola genomic DNA carries:
- a CDS encoding 7TM diverse intracellular signaling domain-containing protein — MLEYLEAQSYELSLRKVMSYKLMLTLLIMTSKAFSSEYDLAQMQQGDLLGRYLSIYQNSEDPLSSTKAFEIYRQGGFTRNHSDRPNFGASTDEYWAAIELVNGDEQRSIIIENDHGIIDYYDVYLIDASGIRSILEAGDQQAFSNRYLKIRTMNAQVILPPGKSTVLFRSQGESTNYLSLKVWDEAPYEEAMRWDFLLIGLLIGAHIVMIVYNAILAISMRDAVYWSYVVCVSLNLLLHISAINFGQFLGFHLFGFETYSNHIQLVLIDLIIISSIIFSWLFLDMKHSKFRSFTLLAKMICTVSLINIFVNNLWSVPLTSIMVMLSSAALIPLVVSLGLLRYFKEGYQPALVFLCAWGTYLLGSAGYLFVSLGVVESNAFFYWGQFVGGAAEVSLFSIALGIRFSYTKKKNASKIAALNEELNQINRGLEEKVQVRTQEVQDILTHIHQGIFTTSDGLTIDQKYSAYLETLLGCKALGGRALTDVLLNDSNLSSDQVDQLKTALSMALGEESLAFDINNHLLPDKLDFKNPEGRQLMMELDWNPLIKDDVVDRILVAIRDMTEKHEMQKQIDQKGREIELIRQLIDVKPERFSQFRKVFSDMMSAIDPIVEHQIITHDDIRSTFISYHTLKGVSRSLDLRQLSTVIHDAETLLVRWRDEGKAQDPEELRLAHQRIHDMFQEYIEINDHRLGRVVDHRFIQVSRELVLRVIEGVEALGRLPDVLDDDMLSLKKYYYKTPEDIVYEQLDSIRDIAEQLGKPLPKIHYVNHNFGLSPQAAEIFEKVLVHLIRNSLAHGLETGNERISRGKAERGEITISLSETSKVLTIHYCDDGRGISLKEIQERAQKLGVALPSHASHQEVVELLFTSGFSTQKEANNVAGRGVGLDAVRSFLNDISSAIGVELRSLPHYPDRFGLDFVMSFQSECYHRLASEGISQVGAA; from the coding sequence ATGTTAGAATATCTTGAGGCCCAATCCTATGAATTAAGCCTGAGGAAAGTGATGTCATACAAGCTGATGCTCACCCTACTAATCATGACGAGCAAAGCTTTCTCGTCTGAATACGACCTAGCACAAATGCAGCAAGGAGATCTCCTTGGGCGCTATCTTTCAATCTATCAGAACAGCGAGGATCCCTTAAGCTCTACAAAAGCCTTTGAGATTTATAGACAGGGAGGCTTTACCCGCAATCATAGTGATCGACCAAATTTCGGTGCGAGTACTGATGAGTATTGGGCAGCGATTGAACTTGTAAATGGCGATGAACAAAGATCTATTATTATCGAGAATGATCACGGTATTATAGACTACTATGATGTGTATCTGATCGATGCAAGCGGGATTCGGTCAATCCTCGAAGCCGGAGACCAACAGGCATTTAGCAATCGCTACCTTAAGATCCGAACTATGAATGCTCAGGTGATCTTGCCCCCAGGTAAATCAACGGTCTTGTTTCGCAGTCAGGGAGAGAGCACTAACTATCTGTCTCTTAAAGTCTGGGACGAGGCACCCTATGAAGAAGCAATGCGTTGGGACTTCTTGCTGATTGGATTGTTGATTGGCGCACATATTGTGATGATTGTCTACAATGCAATCCTAGCAATCAGTATGAGAGATGCCGTCTATTGGTCCTATGTGGTTTGTGTTTCATTGAACCTTCTACTTCATATTAGTGCGATCAACTTTGGTCAGTTCCTGGGTTTTCACCTATTTGGATTTGAAACCTATAGTAACCATATCCAATTGGTTTTGATCGATCTTATCATCATAAGTTCCATCATCTTTTCTTGGCTTTTTCTCGATATGAAGCACTCAAAGTTCCGCTCGTTCACTCTGCTGGCCAAGATGATCTGTACGGTCAGTCTCATCAATATTTTTGTGAACAACCTATGGTCCGTGCCGCTAACTTCGATCATGGTTATGCTCTCGTCAGCGGCACTGATTCCCCTTGTAGTCTCTCTCGGATTGCTACGTTATTTTAAGGAAGGCTATCAGCCAGCTCTTGTGTTTCTTTGCGCTTGGGGAACTTACTTGCTGGGCAGTGCGGGATACTTGTTTGTCAGTCTTGGTGTAGTAGAAAGCAATGCTTTCTTCTATTGGGGACAATTCGTTGGTGGCGCTGCCGAGGTCAGCCTCTTCTCGATCGCGCTGGGTATACGTTTTAGCTACACCAAAAAGAAGAATGCCAGCAAGATCGCAGCATTAAATGAGGAGCTTAATCAAATCAATCGTGGCCTAGAGGAAAAGGTGCAGGTTCGAACCCAAGAGGTTCAAGATATCCTGACTCACATTCACCAAGGTATATTCACGACCAGCGATGGCCTCACCATTGATCAGAAATACTCTGCGTATCTCGAAACTCTTCTAGGCTGTAAAGCCTTAGGCGGCAGAGCTCTTACGGACGTTTTGCTCAATGATAGCAACCTTTCTAGTGATCAAGTTGATCAATTGAAAACGGCCTTGTCGATGGCTTTGGGCGAAGAGTCGCTGGCCTTTGATATCAATAATCACCTTCTTCCTGATAAGCTGGACTTTAAAAACCCAGAAGGGCGGCAGCTTATGATGGAGCTAGATTGGAACCCTCTGATCAAGGATGATGTTGTGGATAGGATTTTGGTTGCCATTCGTGATATGACTGAAAAGCACGAGATGCAAAAGCAAATTGATCAGAAGGGGCGAGAGATTGAATTAATTCGCCAACTAATCGATGTCAAGCCAGAAAGATTCTCTCAATTTCGAAAGGTCTTTAGTGATATGATGTCAGCCATTGATCCTATTGTGGAGCACCAGATTATCACACATGATGATATTCGCTCGACATTTATTAGCTACCACACTCTTAAAGGTGTCTCTCGAAGCTTGGATCTAAGGCAACTGAGTACTGTGATCCATGACGCAGAAACTCTCTTGGTAAGATGGAGAGATGAAGGCAAAGCTCAAGACCCTGAGGAGCTACGACTCGCCCATCAAAGAATTCATGACATGTTCCAAGAGTATATCGAAATCAACGACCATCGCCTTGGAAGGGTGGTCGATCATCGGTTCATCCAGGTCTCCAGGGAGTTAGTGCTGAGGGTCATTGAAGGTGTGGAAGCTCTTGGTAGGCTTCCAGACGTTTTAGATGATGACATGTTAAGCCTTAAGAAATACTACTACAAAACCCCTGAAGATATTGTCTATGAACAGCTTGACTCGATTCGAGATATCGCCGAGCAGCTTGGGAAGCCCTTACCCAAGATCCATTACGTTAATCATAATTTTGGTCTATCCCCCCAGGCGGCGGAGATTTTTGAGAAGGTCCTCGTCCACCTAATTAGAAACTCCCTGGCACATGGTCTGGAAACTGGCAATGAACGCATATCTCGGGGCAAGGCCGAGCGGGGTGAAATCACGATTTCCCTTTCGGAGACGTCGAAGGTCTTAACCATTCACTACTGTGATGATGGTCGCGGCATTAGTCTTAAAGAGATTCAAGAGCGAGCTCAGAAATTAGGGGTTGCTCTCCCCAGTCACGCTAGCCATCAAGAAGTGGTGGAGCTGCTCTTTACATCCGGTTTCTCAACTCAGAAGGAAGCTAACAATGTAGCGGGCCGCGGGGTTGGGTTGGATGCAGTACGCAGTTTTCTAAATGATATTTCATCCGCGATTGGGGTGGAACTGAGGAGCCTTCCCCATTACCCAGATCGCTTTGGCTTAGATTTTGTGATGTCTTTTCAATCCGAGTGCTATCACCGGCTCGCCAGTGAGGGGATAAGTCAGGTCGGGGCTGCTTAG